Genomic segment of Myxococcus stipitatus:
ATGCCCTACGCGGAGAACGAGCCCCCCGTCCTCCTCAAGAAGAACGACGGCAGCACGCTCTACGCCACGCGCGACCTGGCCGCCGCCGAGGACCGCTACGAGCGCTTCCACTTCGACAAGTCGCTCTACGTCGTCGCGCAGGACCAGGCGCTGCACTTCCGCCAGCTGTTCCGCACGCTGACGGAGATGGGCCAGCCGTGGGCGGACCGCTGCGTCCACGTGGCCTTCGGCCGCATCCACGGCATGAGCACGCGCAAGGGCCAGGTGGTCCAGCTCAACGACGTGCTCGACGAGGCCAAGGACCGTGTCTCCGCCAAGGTGAAGGAGAACATGGAAGCCGGCCGACTCATGACGGAGGACCCGGACAAGCTCGCTGAGCAGATCGGCCTGGGCGCCATCGCCTTCGGCGACCTCAAGCACAAGCGCGCCAGCGACTACAACTTCGACTGGGACGAGGTGCTCAGCTTCGAGGGCCACACCGGCCCGTATCTCCAGTACGCCCACGCGCGCGTGGCGACCGTGCTGCGCAAGGGCAACGGCGCTCCCGCGAGCTACGACGCGAGCCTGCTGACGCTCCCCGAAGAGCAGGCCCTGGTCCGCGAGATCATGCGCCTGCCCGAGGTGGTCCGCGACGCGGCCGAGCAGTACGAGCCCAGCCTCGTGGCCCGACTGCTGCTCGACGTGGCCGCCGCACTCAGCCGCTACTACACGCTCGGCAACCAGGAGCGCGACAAGCGCATCCTCGTCGATGATGACGCGCTGCGTTCTGCACGACTCGCCCTTGCGGACGCGGCCCGGGTTACTCTCGCGGCGGGGCTGACGCTGTTGGGCATTCCGACGCCCGAGAACATGTAGCCCCGGGGGCTGGTTTGGAAACCGCGTTGTCGCATTCCGCAGGTCAGAGTGGGTCCGTGCTGAAGGCCGAGTTCGGCCCGATGAGCCGTGCATTGGGTGCGCGCTACCTCGAGAGCGTCCACTTCCCACCCGAGGCCGAGGACGAGCTGCGCAGCCTGCACGCCAAGGGGTTCGTGGTGCATGTCATGCGCTCCACGGCGTGGGTGAACTTCCTCTATCTGACGTGGGCGATGGTGCGGCGGGCGCTGCCCCCCATTCGAGCCGTGGCGAACGTGCGCCCCTGGTTCACGCGGCCCTGGCGGCAGACGAAGCAGTCCGGGCCCTTCCCGGAACGCTTCGAGTATGCCCAACAGCAGGGCGGCAGCGCGCTGGTCTTCCTGCGCCGCACCGCCCTGCTGCATGCCTCCGGAAAGGAGACCCACGAGGACCCCTTCCCCGCCCTCGTGGAGATGGCACGCAAGTCGGACCGGCCCGTGTACCTGGTGCCGGAGTTGTTCGTCTGGGAGAAGCGCAGCGCCCGGCTCAAGCCCAACTGGGTCGACGTGCTGTTCGGCAGCCCCGAGGCTCCCGGCTTCCTCCACTCGATGGTGGCCTTCTTCCGCAACTACAAGCGGGCCCAGTTCCGCGTGGGTGAGCCCATCGACCTGCGGGCCTTCGCCGAGCAGAACCCGAAGGACTCCGTCGAGGTGCTGGCCCGCAAGGTCCGCAGCACCCTGCATGTGCACCTGGCGCGGGAGACTCGCGCGGTGTTCGGCCCTCCGGCCAAGCCGCCCGAGCGGTTCATCGACGAGACGTTGCGCGACCGGCAGCTGCGCAAGGTCGTGGACGAGCAGGCCGCCGAGGCCCACCGCAAGCCGGAGAGCGTGCTGCGCGAGGCTCGCCGCAACCTGGAGGCCATCGCCGCGAAGCCCAGCCCGACGACGCTGGCCTTCGTCTCTCCCGTGCTGGAGTGGGTGTTCAATCGCATCTACGATGGCATGCACATCGACGAGGCGGGACTGCACCGCGCGCTCAAGGCCGCGGCGCGTGCGCCCATCGTCCTGTGCCCCAGCCACAAGAGCCACGTGGACTACCTGGTGATGAGCTGGGTGCTGTGGAATCGCGGCTACGCGGTGCCGCTGGTCGCCGCGGGGGCCAACCTCTCCTTCTGGCCGCTGGGCAGCATCTTCCGCCGCTGTGGCGCGTTCTTCCTGCGCCGCTCCTTCAAGGGCGACAAGGTCTACGCTGCGGCGTTCAAGGCCTACGTGCGCAAGCTGGTGCACGACGGCATCAACCAGGAGTTCTTCCCCGAGGGTGGCCGCTCGCGCACCGGCAAGCTGCTCCTGCCCAAGCTGGGCATGTTCACCTGGCAGGTGGAGTCCGTGCTCGAGGGCGCGCGCGATGACCTGTACTTCGTGCCCGTCGCCATCGACTACGAGAAGGTCGTCGAGTCGGGCAGCTACTCGAAGGAGCTCGCCGGCGGAGAGAAGAAGCCCGAGGACCTCAAGGCCCTCTTGAGCACGCCCAAGGTGCTCGCGGCCCGCTACGGCCGCATCCACCTGGGCTTCGACGAGCCTATCTCCCTCCGCGAGTTCATGAAGGAGCGCGGCCTCAATCCGGAAGAGGACCTCACGGACGAGCAGAAGAAGGGCCTGGTGCGCGCGCTCGGCAACCGCGTCATGTACGGCATCAGCAAGGTGTCCACCGTGACGCCGCACGCGCTGGTGAGCACCAGCCTGCTCGCGCACCGTCGCCGGGGCCTGACGCAGCGGGAGATGGCGGACCGCATCAGCATCCTGCGCCGCATCGCCCAGGAAGACGGCGCGCCCCAGTCGCGCGAGCTGGGCAATGCCCCCAGCAACCCAGAGACGATGGGCCCCATCCAGGACGCGATGCGCACCTTCATCGACGACGAGATGGTGCGGACGCAGGAGGCTCGGGGCGACGTCATCTACCAGGTGGAGGACGACCGCCGCCCGGAGATGTCCTTCTACAAGAACACGCTGATGAACCTGGTGGCCGCGCGCAGCCTCGTGGCCAACGCCATGCTGGCCGCCGGCACCTCCGCGTCCTACGACAGCGTGAAGGCCCGCGCCCTCTTCCTCTCCCGCCTGTTCAAGGTGGAGTTCATCTACCGGGTGAACACCACCTTCGACACCATCTTCGCGGAGACCGTGGAGCGGCTGGTGCGCATGGGCCTGGTGCTGCACGAGGGCGACAGCCTCCGCGTCGCCCCCGAGCCCCATGCTCAACCGGACCTGGAGTTCCTGGCCGACCTGCTGCGCGACTATCTGGAGTCGTACCTGCTGGCCGCGATGACGCTCAACGACGTCGCCGCGGGGACCGCCGAGGACCGCAAGGCCTTCATCCGGCTGGCGCTCGAGACGGGCCGCGCGGAGTACCACGCGGGACGCATCACCGCCGCCGAGTCGCTCGCCAAGGTGACGCTGGAGAACGCGGTGACGTACCTGCTGGACCAGAAGT
This window contains:
- a CDS encoding 1-acyl-sn-glycerol-3-phosphate acyltransferase, with protein sequence METALSHSAGQSGSVLKAEFGPMSRALGARYLESVHFPPEAEDELRSLHAKGFVVHVMRSTAWVNFLYLTWAMVRRALPPIRAVANVRPWFTRPWRQTKQSGPFPERFEYAQQQGGSALVFLRRTALLHASGKETHEDPFPALVEMARKSDRPVYLVPELFVWEKRSARLKPNWVDVLFGSPEAPGFLHSMVAFFRNYKRAQFRVGEPIDLRAFAEQNPKDSVEVLARKVRSTLHVHLARETRAVFGPPAKPPERFIDETLRDRQLRKVVDEQAAEAHRKPESVLREARRNLEAIAAKPSPTTLAFVSPVLEWVFNRIYDGMHIDEAGLHRALKAAARAPIVLCPSHKSHVDYLVMSWVLWNRGYAVPLVAAGANLSFWPLGSIFRRCGAFFLRRSFKGDKVYAAAFKAYVRKLVHDGINQEFFPEGGRSRTGKLLLPKLGMFTWQVESVLEGARDDLYFVPVAIDYEKVVESGSYSKELAGGEKKPEDLKALLSTPKVLAARYGRIHLGFDEPISLREFMKERGLNPEEDLTDEQKKGLVRALGNRVMYGISKVSTVTPHALVSTSLLAHRRRGLTQREMADRISILRRIAQEDGAPQSRELGNAPSNPETMGPIQDAMRTFIDDEMVRTQEARGDVIYQVEDDRRPEMSFYKNTLMNLVAARSLVANAMLAAGTSASYDSVKARALFLSRLFKVEFIYRVNTTFDTIFAETVERLVRMGLVLHEGDSLRVAPEPHAQPDLEFLADLLRDYLESYLLAAMTLNDVAAGTAEDRKAFIRLALETGRAEYHAGRITAAESLAKVTLENAVTYLLDQKFLVEEDKKLKLGPQATDVEARGNLTDSIREYILR